In the genome of Gadus morhua chromosome 14, gadMor3.0, whole genome shotgun sequence, one region contains:
- the cilp gene encoding cartilage intermediate layer protein 1 — translation MSVWPLLLVLCAMAATSRGSRRNDNSDANHEWTTWFNVDHPGGRGDYEQLEAIRFYYRSRVCPVPRALEARTTDWVPARETGETVHADPTVGFWCLNEEQGPGRNCSNYSVRFLCPKDYSEILQGIWGPWSVWNACPAMCGKVGVQVRSRSCQSQTLSCSGPKVEGRSCNGPECPRADCHLHCMMGKENAECEACTCEGHVLLGSVRGAGGLVAEGATIVRLGKLLVLTDHNGHFRIPGVCPDGNTTLTVSAQNHSPLDVLVPLSSEPTSVLSIRLERTEKLRVLTNPESKARREGHSAVFCCQVSGTPKPEQFQWFHNNTLLERRSDSTLVLKDLHLQQSGEYYCRASSPAGAIKTKPALLTVLAKDQPSCNPTPEPHLIRLPHDCPQNTSDSLYYDVGKCPAATCAGQLDNASRCKDNVAFCCGVAKMAKRDISCQGYQLPTMVVTACGCQKCVETKAVVHGRAVAADTGEPMRFGHIFMNGERVSRTGYKGTFSVQVPLDTARLVLTFVDNMQKFVNTTKVLPFNSRGGAIYHEIKLLRKKEPVTISSTETNTLELGEAEGQDPMVQLEIPPRSFYKQNGEVFVGNVKASVTFLDPRDVSTAAAAQSDLNFVGAAGNTLPLRTYGMFSVDFSAEQGGEPLNAGEVKVFLDSTQVKMPEHLDTMKLWSLNPETALWEEEGDMQMEKKRRGKREERTFLIGNMEIRERRLFNLDVPENRRCYVKVRSFRSERFMPSEQVEGVVISLINMEPTPGFSTNPRAWGRFDSAITGSNGACLPAFCDDQRADAYSAYVMANLGGEELEAVTSSPKLNPNLIGVPQPFLGKLNYRRTDHEDTRLKKTAFSINVAKPNSNTPEESNGPIYPFERLKDCEEAPFSAPHFRFSRVEGDRYEYNTVPFNEDDPMSWTEDYLSWWPKPMEYRACYIKVKLSSPHELNVRSRNMGGTHPRTGGQLYGLRDTRSIRDMDLNNVSAVCLEFKCSGMLYDQERVDRTLVRVIPQGSCKRENVNTILQEYLVNHLPLAVNNDTNEFTMLAPLDPLGHNYGIYTVTDQDPRTAKEIALGRCFDGTSDGTSRVMKSNEGVALTFTCGDYDATQQSVFQNSQNSSGQSGASAGGRGDSRPSRRRQREGANAPRGNRKRNTRDPAGRRTQSRRDTMP, via the exons ATGTCTGTGTGGCCCCTGCTTCTTGTCCTTTGCGCCATGGCGGCCACGTCTCGAG GATCACGGAGGAACGACAATTCAGACG CCAACCATGAGTGGACCACTTGGTTCAACGTGGACCATCCCGGGGGCCGTGGGGACTACGAGCAGCTGGAAGCAATCCGCTTCTACTACCGCTCCAGGGTGTGCCCTGTCCCACGGGCACTGGAGGCCCGGACCACGGACTGGGTCCCGGCCCgcgagacgggggagacggtgCACGCCGACCCCACGGTGGGATTCTGGTGCCTCAATGAAGAGCAGGGTCCGGGGAGGAACTGCTCCAACTACTCTGTCCGCTTCCTCTGCCCGAAAG ATTATAGTGAAATCCTGCAGGGAATCTGGGGTCCCTGGTCTGTCTGGAACGCGTGCCCGGCCATGTGCGGCAAGGTTGGGGTACAGGTGCGCTCTCGGAGCTGCCAGTCCCAGACTCTGTCCTGCAGTGGACCCAAAGTGGAGGGAAGATCATGCAACGGCCCTGAATGCCCCAGGGCGG ACTGCCATCTGCATTGCATGATGGGAAAGGAGAACGCTGAGTGCGAGGCGTGCACTTGTGAGGGGCACGTCCTGCTGGGCTCAGTCCGCGGGGCGGGAGGACTGGTCGCGGAAGGCGCCACCATCGTGCGCTTGGGAAAACTCCTAGTGCTCACCGACCACAACGGACACTTCCGGATCCCCGGTGTGTGTCCCGATGGAAACACCACACTGACGGTCAGCGCCCAGAACCACTCCCCGCTGGACGTGTTGGTACCACTCAGCAGTGAGCCCACCTCAGTGCTCAGCATCCGGCTGGAGAGGACAG AGAAGCTTCGTGTGTTGACGAACCCTGAGAGCAAAGCCAGGCGAGAGGGTCACTCTGCTGTGTTTTGCTGCCAAGTGTCCGGAACGCCAAAGCCAGAGCAGTTCCAGTG GTTCCACAACAATACTCTCCTTGAGAGACGGTCTGACAGCACGTTGGTCCTGAAAGACCTGCATCTTCAACAGTCTGGAGAATACTACTGCAGAGCCAGTAGCCCAGCCGGCGCCATAAAGACCAAACCAGCCCTCCTCACTGTACTAG CTAAAGATCAGCCGTCGTGTAATCCCACACCTGAGCCGCACCTCATTCGCCTGCCCCACGACTGCCCCCAGAACACAAGCGATTCCCTCTACTACGACGTGGGCAAATGTCCCGCCGCCACCTGTGCCGGTCAGCTTGACAACGCCAGCCGCTGCAAAGACAACGTTGCATTCTGCTGTGGCGTGGCGAAGATGGCCAAGCGAGATATATCGTGCCAGGGCTACCAACTCCCCACAATGGTGGTGACGGCGTGCGGCTGCCAGAAGTGTGTGGAGACCAAGGCTGTCGTTCACGGGCGAGCCGTCGCGGCGGATACAGGGGAACCGATGAGGTTTGGCCACATCTTCATGAACGGAGAGCGAGTTAGTCGCACGGGGTACAAAGGCACCTTCTCCGTCCAGGTGCCCCTCGACACAGCCAGGCTGGTCCTGACCTTTGTGGACAACATGCAGAAGTTTGTCAACACAACGAAGGTGCTGCCGTTTAACAGCAGGGGGGGAGCCATCTACCACGAAATCAAACTGCTCAGGAAGAAGGAGCCTGTCACCATCAGCTCCACAGAGACCAACACTCTAGAGCTCGGAGAGGCAGAGGGCCAGGATCCGATGGTCCAGCTTGAGATCCCTCCTCGCTCGTTCTACAAGCAGAATGGAGAGGTGTTTGTCGGAAACGTCAAGGCTAGTGTAACCTTTCTCGACCCTAGAGATGTTTCCACAGCGGCAGCAGCGCAGAGCGACCTCAACTTTGTGGGAGCAGCTGGCAACACCCTTCCACTAAGAACGTACGGAATGTTCTCCGTTGACTTCAGTGCCGAACAGGGTGGGGAGCCTCTGAACGCAGGTGAGGTCAAGGTGTTCCTGGACTCTACTCAGGTGAAGATGCCCGAGCATCTCGACACCATGAAGCTCTGGTCGCTGAATCCTGAGACAGCTTTGTGGGAGGAGGAAGGCGATATGCAGATGGAGAAGAAaagaagagggaagagagaggagagaacctTCTTGATTGGCAACATGGAGATCAGGGAAAGACGTCTATTCAACCTGGATGTGCCCGAGAACCGCAGGTGCTACGTTAAGGTCAGGAGCTTCCGCAGTGAGCGCTTTATGCCCAGTGAACAGGTGGAGGGGGTCGTTATTAGTCTGATCAACATGGAGCCCACCCCTGGATTCTCCACCAACCCCCGCGCCTGGGGCCGGTTCGACAGCGCCATCACGGGTTCCAACGGTGCGTGCCTTCCAGCTTTCTGTGACGATCAGAGGGCTGACGCATATTCTGCCTACGTCATGGCCAacctgggaggggaggagctggaggctgTGACCTCCTCACCAAAATTAAATCCCAACCTCATCGGTGTCCCCCAACCCTTCCTGGGAAAGCTAAACTACCGGCGAACCGACCATGAGGACACCAGGTTGAAGAAGACAGCATTCAGCATTAATGTAGCAAAACCAAACTCCAACACCCCAGAGGAGTCCAACGGACCAATCTACCCGTTTGAGCGTTTGAAGGATTGTGAGGAAGCACCCTTCAGCGCACCCCACTTCCGTTTCTCCAGAGTGGAAGGCGATCGCTACGAATACAACACAGTGCCCTTCAACGAGGACGACCCAATGAGTTGGACGGAGGATTACCTCAGCTGGTGGCCCAAGCCCATGGAGTACCGGGCCTGCTACATCAAGGTTAAACTCAGCAGTCCCCACGAGCTCAATGTACGCTCGCGCAACATGGGCGGCACCCATCCCAGGACAGGGGGCCAGCTGTACGGTCTCAGGGACACCCGTAGCATCCGTGACATGGACCTGAATAATGTGTCTGCAGTGTGTCTGGAGTTCAAATGCAGCGGCATGCTGTACGATCAGGAGCGCGTGGACCGCACACTGGTCAGGGTGATTCCCCAGGGCAGCTGTAAACGAGAGAACGTCAACACCATTCTCCAGGAGTACCTGGTGAACCATCTGCCCTTGGCAGTCAACAATGACACTAATGAGTTCACAATGCTGGCTCCCCTGGATCCTCTCGGCCACAACTACGGCATTTACACTGTGACGGACCAAGACCCACGCACCGCCAAAGAGATCGCCCTTGGCCGCTGTTTCGACGGGACCTCCGACGGCACGTCCCGCGTCATGAAGAGCAATGAGGGGGTAGCACTCACGTTCACCTGCGGAGACTACGATGCTACACAACAGAGCGTGTTCCAGAACTCCCAGAATTCATCTGGGCAATCCGGGGCAAGCGCAGGTGGGCGAGGAGACAGCCGGCCTAGTCGCCGCCGGCAGAGGGAGGGCGCCAATGCACCGCGTGGCAACCGAAAACGCAACACCAGGGATCCAGCCGGAAGACGCACACAATCTAGACGAGATACCATGCCGTAG